One Astyanax mexicanus isolate ESR-SI-001 chromosome 3, AstMex3_surface, whole genome shotgun sequence genomic region harbors:
- the tefb gene encoding TEF transcription factor, PAR bZIP family member b isoform X1, translating to MPGQTVNAAGAVAPSSGAQKSFPFVLKKIMEIPPPNILDDGDDEIEKEKLSSGGDGQSCGDGGGGGGGGSGSGGAGSVSASLTPAIWDKTIPYDGENFHLEYMDLDEFLLENGIPVALEEELQKSLEQERHASNAQPPSTAAPAAPEEAPKEAEVKEKAKKTEDEKDEEEEECDSDAAELQVMENAIEPKSNSDRVTPSPINPEDIEVNINFQPDPTDLVLSSVPGGELFNPRKHRFSEEELKPQPMIKKAKKVFVPENAKDDKYWSRRKKNNVAAKRSRDARRLKENQIAVRAGFLERENAALRQEVAELRKDCIRCKKMMSLYESKYGPL from the exons ATGCCCGGACAGACGGTAAACGCTGCTGGCGCTGTGGCTCCGAGCAGCGGCGCTCAGAAATCATTTCCTTTTGTGTTGAAGAAAATCATGGAAATTCCTCCACCTAATATTCTGGACGATGGGGACGACG AGATCGAGAAGGAGAAGCTGAGCTCAGGTGGAGATGGGCAGTCttgtggagatggaggtggaggtggtggaggcggTAGTGGGTCCGGGGGTGCGGGCAGTGTTTCAGCCTCCCTCACCCCCGCCATCTGGGACAAGACCATCCCTTACGACGGTGAGAACTTCCACCTGGAGTACATGGACCTGGACGAGTTCCTGCTGGAGAACGGCATTCCCGTGGCTTTAGAGGAGGAACTGCAAAAGAGTCTGGAGCAGGAACGCCACGCCAGCAACGCTCAACCACCTTCTACAGCGGCCCCCGCAGCCCCGGAGGAGGCACCTAAAGAGGCAGAGGTAAAggagaaagctaaaaaaacagaggacgagaaagacgaggaggaggaggagtgcgACAGTGATGCAGCTGAACTGCAGGTCATGGAGAACGCTATAG AGCCTAAAAGTAACTCGGACCGTGTGACCCCCTCTCCGATTAACCCTGAGGACATTGAGGTGAACATAAACTTCCAGCCGGACCCGACAGACCTAGTTCTGTCCTCCGTTCCAGGAGGAGAACTGTTCAACCCCCGCAAACATCGATTCAGTGAGGAGGAGCTCAAACCACAGCCTATGATAAAAAAGGCCAAGAAGGTCTTCGTTCCGGAGAACGCCAAG gatgaTAAGTACTGGTCGAGGAGGAAGAAGAATAACGTGGCGGCGAAGCGTTCTCGTGATGCTCGGCGGCTGAAGGAGAATCAGATTGCGGTGAGGGCAGGGTTTCTGGAGCGGGAGAATGCGGCGCTGCGGCAGGAAGTGGCCGAGCTAAGGAAGGACTGCATCCGCTGCAAGAAGATGATGTCTCTGTATGAGTCCAAATACGGCCCGCTGTAG
- the tefb gene encoding TEF transcription factor, PAR bZIP family member b isoform X2 has translation MFSLSGFSDIQQQAYRSVLDYPANLLQFGDSEIEKEKLSSGGDGQSCGDGGGGGGGGSGSGGAGSVSASLTPAIWDKTIPYDGENFHLEYMDLDEFLLENGIPVALEEELQKSLEQERHASNAQPPSTAAPAAPEEAPKEAEVKEKAKKTEDEKDEEEEECDSDAAELQVMENAIEPKSNSDRVTPSPINPEDIEVNINFQPDPTDLVLSSVPGGELFNPRKHRFSEEELKPQPMIKKAKKVFVPENAKDDKYWSRRKKNNVAAKRSRDARRLKENQIAVRAGFLERENAALRQEVAELRKDCIRCKKMMSLYESKYGPL, from the exons AGATCGAGAAGGAGAAGCTGAGCTCAGGTGGAGATGGGCAGTCttgtggagatggaggtggaggtggtggaggcggTAGTGGGTCCGGGGGTGCGGGCAGTGTTTCAGCCTCCCTCACCCCCGCCATCTGGGACAAGACCATCCCTTACGACGGTGAGAACTTCCACCTGGAGTACATGGACCTGGACGAGTTCCTGCTGGAGAACGGCATTCCCGTGGCTTTAGAGGAGGAACTGCAAAAGAGTCTGGAGCAGGAACGCCACGCCAGCAACGCTCAACCACCTTCTACAGCGGCCCCCGCAGCCCCGGAGGAGGCACCTAAAGAGGCAGAGGTAAAggagaaagctaaaaaaacagaggacgagaaagacgaggaggaggaggagtgcgACAGTGATGCAGCTGAACTGCAGGTCATGGAGAACGCTATAG AGCCTAAAAGTAACTCGGACCGTGTGACCCCCTCTCCGATTAACCCTGAGGACATTGAGGTGAACATAAACTTCCAGCCGGACCCGACAGACCTAGTTCTGTCCTCCGTTCCAGGAGGAGAACTGTTCAACCCCCGCAAACATCGATTCAGTGAGGAGGAGCTCAAACCACAGCCTATGATAAAAAAGGCCAAGAAGGTCTTCGTTCCGGAGAACGCCAAG gatgaTAAGTACTGGTCGAGGAGGAAGAAGAATAACGTGGCGGCGAAGCGTTCTCGTGATGCTCGGCGGCTGAAGGAGAATCAGATTGCGGTGAGGGCAGGGTTTCTGGAGCGGGAGAATGCGGCGCTGCGGCAGGAAGTGGCCGAGCTAAGGAAGGACTGCATCCGCTGCAAGAAGATGATGTCTCTGTATGAGTCCAAATACGGCCCGCTGTAG
- the LOC103031833 gene encoding protein Tob2, protein MHLEVKVALNFIVSYLYNKLPRRRADLFGEELERILVSRFEGHWYPEAPLRGSAFRCLHLGAPRDPIVDLAARRSGLDTEEVRANVPPELSIWIDPYEVSYQIGEKGVVKVLYIEDPPGLGIEGEASDSAVCPVSKVDLELDEGKSLGFNPDAQVFVPIGGHVSPVLLPSLSSSPTPLCQGLFSYPGPGTPSNPNTHSNASSPSPPTTALPYPHPAAPPNTRQAPQPITFTTASFAATKFGSTKMKKCGGAGMVGGPGAIVGPPQQRMLSRSPTTISPPGLVKHKPISLSMHSLAGQVSSQLSPNAKEFVYPATQGPIYFDTEAPNLSHATPFQAPPPPHPTHPTSFDPFSSPPPGQAIGVIGGGIGSGIGGSGGSGISFLEKPPFVEGLGGYNLQYSSQAFQPVVLAN, encoded by the coding sequence ATGCATCTGGAGGTAAAGGTTGCACTGAACTTCATAGTGTCCTACTTGTACAACAAACTCCCCCGGCGGCGGGCGGACCTGTTCGGTGAGGAGCTGGAGCGTATTCTGGTGTCACGTTTCGAAGGACACTGGTACCCCGAGGCACCTCTACGTGGTTCTGCCTTCCGCTGTCTCCACCTAGGAGCCCCCAGGGATCCCATAGTAGATTTAGCAGCCAGAAGGAGTGGATTGGACACTGAAGAAGTTCGTGCCAATGTACCTCCGGAGCTCAGCATCTGGATTGACCCTTATGAGGTGTCCTATCAGATTGGGGAGAAGGGCGTGGTGAAGGTGCTGTACATTGAGGATCCTCCGGGTTTAGGCATAGAAGGCGAAGCATCAGACAGTGCGGTCTGCCCTGTCAGTAAGGTAGATCTGGAGCTGGATGAAGGGAAAAGTTTGGGTTTCAACCCTGACGCTCAGGTGTTCGTACCCATAGGCGGCCATGTGTCTCCAGTCCTGCTGCCTTCTCTTTCTAGTTCCCCCACGCCGCTCTGTCAGGGTCTGTTCAGTTATCCTGGCCCCGGCACGCCAAGCAATCCCAACACGCACTCCAATGCTTCCTCCCCGTCTCCGCCCACAACGGCTTTACCATACCCTCACCCGGCGGCCCCCCCAAACACCCGCCAGGCTCCCCAGCCCATCACCTTTACTACAGCCAGCTTTGCCGCCACCAAGTTCGGGTCCACCAAGATGAAGAAGTGCGGGGGCGCCGGAATGGTGGGCGGACCTGGTGCCATCGTGGGCCCTCCGCAGCAAAGAATGCTGAGCCGCTCCCCCACCACCATATCTCCACCGGGGCTGGTGAAGCACAagcccatctctctctccatgcaCTCCCTGGCTGGACAGGTTTCCAGCCAGCTTTCCCCGAATGCCAAAGAATTTGTCTACCCTGCCACCCAGGGGCCGATCTACTTTGACACTGAAGCACCGAACCTGTCCCACGCCACCCCCTTTCAGGCTCCTCCACCACCTCAcccaacacaccccacctccTTTGACCCATTTTCCAGCCCCCCACCTGGCCAAGCCATTGGAGTTATCGGTGGCGGTATTGGCAGCGGTATTGGCGGCAGTGGCGGCAGCGGAATTTCCTTCCTGGAGAAGCCGCCATTCGTGGAGGGCCTGGGCGGATACAACCTGCAGTACTCCAGCCAAGCCTTCCAGCCTGTAGTACTGGCCAACTGA